Genomic segment of Myxococcus stipitatus:
GTGAAGCCCGCGTCCACGTTGCCCAGCGCATGGAAGCTGCGCATGAAGAGGCCCGCGCCCACCAGCAGCACCAGCGCGAAGGCCACCTGCCCCACCACCAGCCCCGAGCGCAGCCGGCTCGACTTGCGGCCCTGCGTTCCGCGCGAGCCCTCGCGCATCGTCGCGCTCAGGTCCACGCGGCTCGACTGGAGCGCGGGCACCAGGCCGAACACCACCCCCGTCAGCATCGTCACGCCCAGGGTGAAGAGCACCGAGGTGACGTCCAGCCGCACCTCCGTCGCGCGCGGCAGGCCCTCCCCCACCATGGCCACCAACATGTCCGTGCCCCACACGGCCAGCAGCAACCCCAGGGTCCCGCCGACGCCGGACAACACGAAGCTCTCGGTGAGGAACTGCGCCACCAGCCGCCCGCGCCCCGCGCCCAGCGCCGCGCGAATCGACACCTCGCGCTCCCGCGTCGCCGCACGCGCCAGAAGCAGGTTCGCCACGCTGCCACACGCCACCAGCAGCACGAAGCCCACCGCGCCCAGCAGCAACCACAGCGTGCCGCGCACGCCGCCAACCACCTGGTCCTCCAGTGACTTCACGGAGATGGACCAGCCCAGGTCCTTGTAGTTGCCGGGGTAGAGCGTCTCCATCTCCTGGCCCACCCGCACCAGGTCCGCCTGGGCCGCGGGCAGCGACACGCCCGGCTTCAGCCGGGCCACCATGGCCAGGTAGTGGTTGCCTCGCGTCGCCTCCGCGGTCTTGTCCGCCGGAGGCGCGAAGGGCGCGTACACCTCCGCGCCCGCGGGGTACTCCACGCCCGGCGGCAGCACGCCCACCACCGTGTACGTGTTCCCATCCAGCTGGAGCTCGCGCCCCAGCACCTTCGGGTCCTCGGCGAAGCGCGCGCGCCAGGCCTTGTGCGTGAGCAGCAACACCCGCTCACGGCCCGGCGTCTCCTCCTCCTCGGTGAAGGCGCGCCCCAGCACCGGCGACACGCCCAGCGTGGGGAACAGCGACGCCGTCGAGAACACCGCGTGCAGCCGCTCCGGCGAGTCGCCGCCGGTGAGCGTGACGTTCTCCTCCACGTAGACTCCCACCGAGCTGAAGACCTTGGGCATCGTGAGGTAGTCCCGGTACTCGGGCACCGACACCCAGATGTCCTTCAGGTTCGCCTTGGCGTAGTTGCCCCAGACGTGCACCAGCCGCTCGGGCTGGGAGAACGGCGGCGGCTTGAGCAGCACGCCATTCACCACGCTGAAGACCGCGCTGTTGGCGCCGATGCCCAGCGCCAGCGCGAGCACCGCGACCCCGACGAAGCCGGGGCTCTTGCGCAGCGTACGCAGCGCGTATCGGACGTCCTGGAGAAGGGTTTCCATGGAGGAGAGGGTCTGCGTGGGAGGGAGGGAGGGAGGTTCAGCGACGCTGCTCGTCCTGGACGATGCGCCCGTCGAACAGGCTCACCGTGCGCGTGGCGGTGCGCGCGTGCGCCGGGTCGTGCGTCACCATGCAGATGGTGGCTCCGCCCTTGTGCAGGTCCGACAGGAGCTGCATCACCGCCTCGCCGTTCTTCGAGTCGAGGTTGCCGGTGGGCTCGTCCGCCAGCAGGATGAGCGGGTCACCCGCCACCGCGCGCGCCACGGCGATGCGCTGCTGCTGACCACCGGACAGCTGCCCCGGCATGTGCCGCGCCCGGTGCGCCATGCCCACGCGCTCCAGCGCGCGCTCCACCCGCTGCTTGCGCTCGGCGGCGGGCATGCCCCGGTACGTCAGGGGCAGCTCCACGTTCTCGAACACCGTCAGGTCGCCAATCAGGTTGAAGCTCTGGAAGATGAAGCCGATGTGCCGGTTGCGCACGAGCGCCCGGTCCGACGCGGACAGGTCCAGCACGCTCTTGCCGTCCAGCAGGTACGTGCCGCGCGTCGTCGTGTCGAGCAACCCCAGCACCGCCAGCAGCGTGGACTTGCCGGAGCCGGACGGGCCGACGATGGCCACCCACTCGTTCTGCCGGATGTTGAGGTGGATGTTGGAGAGCGCGTGGGTCTCCACCTCCTCCGTCTCGAACACCTTCGTCAGCCCCTCCAGCTGGATGAGGGACTTGCCCGGGTCCACCTTGGGCGCCTCCGCCAGCACCACCGCGTCCCCAGGAGCGGGAGCTTCCACACTGTTCGTCGTCGTCGTCATCGCAGCCTCACCCGCTCGACCGCGTCCCACGCGGCCATGTCCGAAAGCACCACCTGGTCACCCTCCGCCAGGCCCTGAAGAACCTCGACGGCATTCACCGAGCCCCGGCCCAGCTGCACCGGCACCCGCACCGCCTCCTCGCCCCCGGGAATCAGCCGGAACAGCGCCATCGTCCCGTTGGGCTGAGCCCCCGCCGGCCGGCCCACCGAGAGCACGTTGGCCAGCCGCTCCAGCTCCACGGTGCCCTCCACGGTGAGGTCCGGGCGCACGCCCTTGGGCAGCTCCGCCGGCAGCGACACCTCCACCCGCACCGTGCCCTGGCTGGCCGCCGGCGCCACGCGAGCCACCGTGCCCTCCACCACCCCGTTGCGCGTGTCCACCAGCGCCTTCTGTCCCGGCTGGATGTCGCGCGCCTGCGTCTCCGCGATGCGCAGCTCCGCCTTCAGCCGCTCGGGCTTGACCACCTTCGCCAGCAGCACGCCGGGCGTCACCCACTGGCCCAGCTCCAACGGAAGCTCCTGCAGCACGCCGTCCTCACCCGCGAGCACCTTCATCGACTCCACCTGGTTACGTCGGAACCGGGCCACCGCTTTCAATCGTTCGACCTGGCCCTGCTGCGCCGCCATCTGGTCGCGCATGCTGGTCGTCACGACCGCCAGCTTCTTGCGCTCCAGCTCCAGCCGCCGCGTCAGCTCGCCCGCCTTGTCGCCCGCCTGCTTCGCCTCCATGTCCGCGATGAACGCCTTCTCCAGGAGCGTGGTGTTCGCCTGCGCGCGGCGCTCCGCGTCGGAGGAGTCCGTGGTGAGCGTGGCCACCGCGGCCTCCTGCGCCAGCCGCTGCGTCTCCAGCGTCATGCGCATCTGGATGAGGTCCGCCTCCGCGCTGGCCAGCTGCCGCTCCGCCTCCAGCATCTGCAGCTGCACGTCCGGGTTGGACAGCTCCATGAGCAGCGTGTCGGCCTTCACCTGCGCGCCGGGGCGCACGTGGATGCGCTCCACCCGGCCCGCCGTGTCCGCCGTCAGCCAGCGGATGTACTCGGGCACCAGCGTCCCCGCGCCCTTCACCTGGCGCACCATGGGGCCCCGCTTCACCGTGTCCAGCCACACCGAGGCCCGGTCCACCGAGGGCGCCGCCGGCTTCAGCCGGCCCAGTCCCACCGTGACGAGAATCAGCGCGAGTGCGCCTCCAATGGCGAGCAACCAGGGCTTGCGGCGCGGCTTCTTGGGCTTGGGAATGTCCACGACGGCCCCTAGAGCGAGCCGCGTGCCAACCGGTCAACGCAATGCAACCCCAAGGAATTGCTGGGGACTCCGGCCCCCCCTCCCCCGGACGTGCCCGGTTCCGCGAAGTGATGTCCCAGAAGCGAACAACACCATCGGTGGGTGGATCATCCCCGTCCCCAGTTAAAACAAGCTTGCCCGCCGGGATTGATTCATCACTTGTCCCTCCAGGAAATGTCGGAAGTAGGCTGCGCCGCCCATGACTTCGTCCCTCCTCGAAGCCTTCCTGGACCACGCCCACCGTGCGCCGGGGCGGCCGCTGCTCACCTTCGAGCGTGAGCCGGTCTCCTACGGCGAGCTGGCCGAGCACGTCACGGCCTTCGCGAAGGGGCTGCGGCAGCGCGGCCTGCAGCCCGGTGAGCGCGTCGCGCTGTTCCTGGAGAACAGCCCGCGCTTCATCATCGCGTATCTCGGCGTGCAGGCCGCGGGCGGCGTGGTGGTGCTGGTCAATACGGCGTATCGCCAGGTGGAGCTGGCGCACATCCTGTCGGACGCGGAGGTGCACACCTGCGTCACGGGCACCGCGGGCATCGCGGAGCTGCTCCCGCTGAGGGACCAGCTGCCCTCGCTCCAGTGGCTCGTCGCGGCGGAGCCTCCCGCGGCGGCGACCCCGGCCTCGCTACCCGTCGTCTCCTTCGACACGCTGCTCGTCGAGGGCGCCTCCGCCCCCATCTCCCTGAGCCTGCCCCGCCCGGAGGACCTGGCCGTCCTGGGCTACACGTCCGGCACGACGGGGCGCTCCAAGGGCGCCATGCTGCTGCACCGCAACCTCCTGGCCAACGTGAAGGCCGTGACGGAGGCGTGGCGGTGGACGGCCGAGGACCGGCTCCTGCTGGCCCTGCCCCTGTTCCACACGCACGGGCTGATGGTGGGCCTGCACGGCACGCTGTACACGGGCGCGAGCCTGGAGCTGCACCGGCGCTTCGTCGCCACGGACGCGCTGGCCACGCTGCGCGACGACGCGTCGCTGACGATGTTCTTCGGCGTGCCCACCATGTACGGGCGGCTCCTGGAGGAGTCCCGGCGCACGGGCGTGAAGCCTCGCGCGCTGCGGCTGTGGGTGTCCGGCTCCGCGCCGCTGAGCCCCCAGCTGTTCCACGACATCGAGCACGACTTCGGCGCGCGCATCCTGGAGCGCTACGGGATGACGGAGACGGTGATGAACACCACCAACCCCTTCGAGGGCGAGCGCCGCCCGGGCACGGTGGGCTTCCCCTTCCCCCGCCAGGAGGCGCGCGTGGTGGACGTGCGCACGCGCAAGGGGCTGCCTTCGGGCGAGACGGGCGAAATCGAGGTGCGCGGCCCCCACGTCTTCGCCGGCTACTGGCGCCGCCCGGACGCCACCGCCGAGTCCTTCGACGCGGAGGGCTGGTTCCGGACCGGTGATTTGGGCGAGGTGGACGCGGACGGCTACCTGCGCATCACCGGCCGCGCGCGCGAGCTCATCATCAGCGGCGGCTTCAACGTGTACCCCCGCGAGGTGGAGGAGGTGCTGGCCACGCACCCGGGCGTCGCGGAGGTGGCCGTGCTGGGCCTGCCCGACGCGGACTACGGAGAGCAGGTGGTCGCCGTGGTGGTGCCCCCGCCGGGCGTCCACGCGCCGGAGGCCCAGGCCCTGGTGGAGTGGTGCCGGGACAGGCTCGCCAGCTTCAAGAAGCCGCGCCGCGTCGTCTTCATGGAGTCGCTGCCGCGCAACGCGCTGGGCAAGGTCCAGAAGCACCTGCTGCGAGCCCGACTGCGGTGAAGCACTTCGTGACAGAGGGGGTGGCGGATGGGGGTCCGGGAGCCCAGCGCAGGATTCCGAACACACCGCGCTCAAATCCGTGTGCGGCGCCGAGCCGTGTCCTACCTTCCCGCCCTGGGGTGGAAAGGGCCGGGTTGCCCGAGGCCCGAGCCCCGCGTGGTGACTCCTCGCGAAGGGAGGGTGGGCGTCGATGAAGCGGCTGCTCATCGTCGATGACGAGCTGGCCATCGTCGAGGCCCTCCAGGACATCCTCTCCGTGGAGGGGTACGGCATCCTCACCGCCTTCAACGGCGCGGAGGGACTTCAGCGCATGGCCGAAGTCCGGCCGGACCTGGTGCTTCTCGACCTGATGATGCCGGTGATGGACGGGCGGGAGATGTTGCGCCGCATGCGCGACGACCCCGCCCTGCGCGCCATCCCCGTCGTCGTCATGAGCGCGGGACGCATCTCGGAGGAGGAGCGGCGCTCCAGCGCGCGCTTCCTGGCCAAGCCCTTCGAGCTGGACCTGCTCCTGGACACCATCGCGGAGCTGCTGGGCGGCCCCCAGGACTGAGGTGGGGGCCGCGGGGCCTGCGCCTCAGCCCGGCGTCGCGCGGAAGAGCGTGTCCCGGTAGTACTGGAGCTCGTTGATGCTGGAGCGCAGGTCCGCCAGCGCGGTGTGCCCGGAGGGCGGCTTGCGAGGCTCCACGAGGTTCGGGTACCAGGCGCGCGTGAGCACCTTGAGGCTCGTCACGTCCACCATGCGGTAGTGCAGGAAGCGCTCCAGCATGGGCATGTACTGGAACAGGAAGCGGCGGTCGGTGTGGATGGAGTTGCCCGCCAGCACGCCCTCGCCCACGTCGCAGTGCTCGGCCACCAGCGCGGTGACTTCCTTCTCCGCCACGCGCAGGGACGTGGTGGACGCGCGCACCTTCTCGAGCAGGCCGTTGCGCGTGTGCATCTCCTTCACCACCGGCTCCATCCGCAGGAGCACCTCCTCCGGCTGCCAGATGACCCGCTCGAACTCCGCGAGCGGGCGGAGGTCCGGGCCAGTGATGATGACGCCAATCTCGATGATGGCGCACGACTCGGGGTCCAGGCCGGTCATCTCCAGGTCCAGCCAGACAAAACGGGGCTCACGCGAACGCATCCCCCGCCTATAGCAGCCCGCGCGTCCACGCGGGGCGTCAATGCTCAGGGCCGCCGTCCACCGCTCACTCGGCGCTCCACCGGCCGTCCGCGCCTCGGCGCACGGTGGGTCCTTCGGGCGCATCCAGGTGGCGCACGAGCCAGTCCGCCGCGCGGCGCGCCACTTCCTCCAGCGCGCCGGGCTCCTCGAAGAGGTGGCTCGCGCCGGGGATGACGACCAGGGACTTGGCGCCCGGCAGCTCGTCGAAGGCCTCCTGGTTCAGCTCCAGCACGTCCACGTCCGCGCCGCCCACCAGCAGCAGCGTGGGCGCGTGGACCCGGGCCAGCGCGGGCCCGGCCAGGTCGGGCCGGCCGCCTCGGGACACCACCGCCTGGACGAGGTCCGGGTTCAGCGCCGCCGCCACCAGCGCCGCCGCCGCGCCCGTGCTGGAGCCGAAGTAGCCGCGGTGCAGCGCGGACATCTCCGGCACGGACCGCGCCCACCGCGTCACCGCCACGAGCCGCAGCGCGAGGAACGGGATGTCGAACCGCAGCGACCCGGTGCTCGCGTCGAGCATCTCCTCGTCCTCGCTCAGCAGGTCGAACAACAGCGTGCCCAGCCCCACGCGGCGCAGCGCGCGCGCCACGGCGCGGTTGCGCGGACTGAGGCGGCTGCTGCCACTGCCGTGCGCGAAGACGACCAGGCCTCGCGGGCGCGGCGGGATGCCCAGGCTGCCGCCCAGCAGCACGCGGCCCACCTGGACGCGCACCTCGCGGACCTCGCCCTCGTCGGCGGCCTGTCTTGCGTCCGGTGGCTTCACATCCACGTGCCTCCCGGGTCCGCGGACTCCGTCACGGCATGGGGGCGCCACGGCGGCTGGCCCGAGCGCTCGATGAGGTTCTGCAGCTCCACGTCCGGGAGCGCGCGGAAGTCCTCATACGCCTCCGACACGGAGCGCAGCCCGGGCTCCGTCCACACGCACACCACCTGGTCCGCCTCCGGGCGCACCACCTCCAGCCCTCGCGCCGAGGCCACGGGCGTGGCCAGCACCTTGCGGCCCGGGTGCAGCGCGTCCAGCGCCCTGAGCGCGGCGGCGGCGGACGCGCCCGTCAGCACGCCGTCATCCACCAGCAGCACGGTGGCGCCGGACACCTCCGGGGGCGGACGTCCGCGCAGCCGGCGCACCTGCGACTCCACCTCGTCCTGCTCGTCGCGAATCAGCCCCTCCAGCTTCGGCCGGGGCAGGGGCGCCAGCCGCATCGCGTCCGCGAGCAGGAACTGGCTGCCGCCCTCCGACACCGCGCCCAGCGTCATCACCCTGCCGGGGATGGTGAGCCGCCTCGACACCCAGACGTCCATGGGCACCTCCAGCGCGCGCGCCACCTCGTACGCCACCCGGAGCCCACCTCGGGCCAGCCCCAACACCCGCACGTCCGTCCCCCGGAAGGGGAGGAGCCTGGCCGCCAGCCGCCGCCCCGCGTCGGCCCTGTCGCGAAACCGCATCGTCGACCTCCTCGTCCCCCCAAGGAAAAGCACGCCCCGCCTCGCTGGCGGCGAAGAGGGGGACAGCGGCCCTCCTGGAAGCCTGCTGTGACAGAGGAGGAGGAGAGCGCCCCCATGTCCGCCGGCCGCGCTAGGGTGTGGGCATATGGACCCCATCCTCATCACCGGTACCGCCAGCCCTCACCTGGGACGGGAGCTCGCCCGAGCCCTGGGCGTGGCGCCCACTGACTGCCACTTCGAACGCTTTCCGGATGGAGAGATGCACCTGGAGGTCCCCACCAGCGTGCGCGGTCGCACCGTGGTGCTGGTGCAGTCCCTGACGCCGCCCGCGGGGGAGCACCTGCTGGAGCTGCTGTTGATGGCGGATGCGTGCTGGCGCGCCGGCGCGGCCCGGCTCGAGGCCGTGGTGCCGTACCTGGGCTACGCGCGGCAGGACCGGCGCGCGAAGCCCGGTGAGCCGCTGGGCGGCCGGCTGGTGGCGGACATGCTGACGCAGGGCCGCTTCTCGCGGGTGATGGTGGTGGACCTGCACAGCCCCGCGCTGGAGGGCTGCTTCGGCGCGCCGCTGGAGCACCTCACCGCGCTGCCGCTCCTGGCGGACGCGCTGCGGCCCAAGGTGACGGACACGTCCGTGGTGGTGGCGCCGGACCTGGGCGCGGTGAAGCGCGCGGAGGCGCTGGCCCGGCTGCTCGGCCGCCCGTGGGCGGTGATTCACAAGGTGCGGCTGAGCGGCGACGAGGTCCACGCCAGCGGCCTCATGGGCGAGGTGCGCGGCAAGCGCCCCATCCTCGTGGACGACATGGTGTCCACGGGCGGCACGCTCGTGGCCGCGGCGGGGACGCTGCGCGAGGCGGGCTGCGCGGAGGACCTGACGGTGGTCACCACCCACGCGCTCCTGGTGGGCCCCGCACTGGAGCGACTGAAGGCGCTGCCCCTGGGCAACCTGGTCGCCACCGACAGCGTGGAGCCGCCCTCGGGGCTGCCCTTCCCCCACCACGTCGTGACGCTCGCGCCGCTGGTGGCGCGCGCGCTGAGGCCCTGAGGGTTTTCACGCGGGTGGGGCGGACCCATGCCCGCCCGCGTCCCCTCGGAGCCGGCCGAGGGGCGGCCGGGCCCGTGCCTCAACTTGGGCCCGCATGCAGGACGGACTCGGTTAGGCTGCCGCCATCATGTCCGACACGTTGCTGACGAAGCGGGAAGCGGGGGTCCTCACCCTCACCTTCAACCGGCCCGAGAAGAAGAACGCCTTCACGCATGCCATGTACGAGGCGGCCACCCACGCGCTCACGCAGGCGGCCACCGACGCAGAGGTCCGCGTGGTGCTGCTCACGGGCGCGGGCTCCGTCTTCACGGCGGGCAATGACATTGGCGACTTCATGGAGCACCCGCCCGCGGGCGAGGACAGCGCGGTGTTCCGCTTCCTCAAGGCGCTGGTGGACGCGCCCATGCCGGTGGTGGCCGCTGTGGACGGCCCCGCGGTGGGCATCGGCACGACGATGCTGCTGCACTGTGACTACGTCATCGCCAGCGAGCGCGCGCGCTTCCACATGCCCTTCGTGCAGCTGGGCCTGTGCGCCGAGGGCGCCAGCAGCCTGCTGTTGCCCCGCATGGCCGGCTACGCGCTCGCCAGCGAGCTGCTCCTCTTCGGAGAGCCGTTCGACGCGGCCACCGCGCAGCGCGCCGGCATCGTCAACAAGGTGGTGCCCGACACGAGCCTCCACGACGTGGCCAACGAGCGCGCCCGCACCCTGGCCTCCCGCCCCGCCGAGGCCGTGCGCGTGACGAAGGAGCTGGTGCGCGCCCCGCTGCGCGCGGAAACCCACGCCACGCTCGCGCGCGAGGGCGCGAAGTTCATCGAGCGCCTGGGCTCCACGGAGGCCCAGGAGGCCTTCATGGCGTTCATGTCGCGCGGCCGGAAGTAGCAGCCCCGTCACTCGCGCGAGCGACCACCGGGAGCCCCTGCCCAGAGGGCTCCCGGCGTTGTGGCTCCGGCCCTAGTTCGCCCGCGCCTGATGCGGGGGCGGCCTGGTGAGGAAGGACTCGATGCTGGCCCCTTGCGCCGCCTTCAGGGCGACGCACTGGTCCACCGACTCCAGCACCTGCGCCAGCGTGCGCGGGCCCCCCGGGGTCTTCTCGTTGCGCGTGGTGAAGAAGTCGGCGATCTCCTGACGCCCCTCGACGGTGCACAGCGGCTGGCCCACGTAGGTCATGGCGCTGGCCATCTCCCGGGGGAGCAGCGCGTCGGGCGAGTCACCCACGAGCTTGTCGTAGTTCGTCTTCACGAAGTCGAAGGCCACGCCCTGCGTGCGCACGTTCTGCGTGGCGCCGTACACCATCCAGAAGGACTCGCGCGGGTCCAGCGCCTTGTCGAACACCAGCGGGAGGATGCGCTTCACCAGCTCCGGGTCCCGGAAGTTGCCCAGCGCCTGGATGAGCCGCTGGCGCGTGGCGCGCGTCTTCTCCGTGCGCACCGCCGCGATGAGCTTGTCCAGGAAGGCCGCGTCCCCGTGGCCCGCGGCAATGGCCAGCACCGTGTTCACCATCTCCGGCTCCACCGCGCTCTTGTCCGTCAGCCACTTGTCCGCGAGCACGCGCGCCTGGGCGACCAGCTGCGGGTCCCCACCGTCGCGGGCCGCCCGCCACAGCACCGTCGAGCGCAGCAGGCGCGTGTCCTCGCTCTCGCCCTTGCGCGAGGCGAAGCCCAGCTTCCGGGCGCGCGGGCCATACGTCTCGCGCAGGAAGCGCTCGCGCTCCGGCCACTTCGACTCCGGCAGGAGCCGCGCGCTCACCAGGTCCAGCATCTCCGCGGAGCCCTCGACGACGACGCGGTCCTCGTCCTGCGCCATGCGCGCCGCCAACGCCAGCGCCTCCGAGGCGGGAATCGCCCCGGCCAGGGCCAGCGCCCGCGTGTCCCCCATCAGCGCCACGCGCTCCGAGCGCGACAGCTTTTGGATGCCCGCCTTCATCAGCTTCGTGGCGGCCTCGCCCTCCAGCCTCATGCGGAAGTAGCCCGCGCCGTCCGCGTTGGGGAACACCCAGGCCGGGCACGACTTCGCCTCCTTCAGCGCGACCTCCGTGCGTGCACCCTCCAGCACCGTGCACGCCTTCGCGTCCTTGGTGTTGCCCACCGCGTACTTCACGCACACGGGCACCTTCCAGGACTGGGGCGCCTCCGCCTTCGAGCCCAGCCGCAGGTAGTGCTGCTGGGTGAGGACCACCTTGGGCTGCCCCGCGCCGCACTCCAGCGACGCGGTGACGAGCGGCGCGCCCGTCTGGTCCAGGAACTTCTCCAGCACGCCCGTCACGTCCTGGCCCGCCTCCGCCGACAGCGCGTCCGTGAAGTCCTTCGCGGTGGCGTTGGCGTGCGCGTGCTTGCGCATGAAGCGCTGGATGCCTCGGCGGAACACCTCGCGGCCCAGCCACTCCTCCGTCATCGTGAGGACCGCGGAGCCCTTGCCGTACGTAATCCCGTCGAAGGCGCCGTGGATGTCATGCGCGGAGGCGATGGGCTGGTGGATGCGGCGCGCGGACAGGAGGCTGTCGGCGTCCAGGGAGCGGCTGCGGTCCTGCACCCGCTCCACAGCGGAGCCCCACGTGGGCCGCCACGACTCGATGATGCGCGGGGTGACCCACGACGCGAAGGACTCGTTGAGCCACAGGTCGTCCCACCACGCCAGCGTGACGAGGTTGCCGAACCACTGGTGCCCCAGCTCGTGCATCTGCGTCTCCGAGAAGGCGCGCTGACGGCTGAGCGAGTCCTCCTCCGGACGGGCCAGGATGAGCCGCGAGTTGAACGTCACCAGGCCCGGGTGCTCCATGGCGCCGCCGAGCAGCGGCACCGCGATGACGTCCAGCTTCTCGTAGGCGTAGGGGATGCCGAAGTAGTCCTCCAGCGCGGCGAGGATTTCGGGCGTCGCCTGCGCGGCGTAGGTGCCTTCGACGGCGCGGCCCTTCGGGGTGATGATGCGCGTCTTCACCTTCTTCTGCCCGGAGTCCGCCGCGGGCAGGAAGTCGAACGGGCCGATGCCGAAGGCGATGAGGTAGCTGGGCAGCGGCTGCGTGCGCGCGAAGCGGAAGGTGCGGCCTCCGTCCGGACGGGCCTCCTCCGCCAACTGCGGCGTGTTGGTGACGGCCACGTTGCCCGCGGGCACGTGGAAGGTGAACTGCCAGGGCACCTTGTATTCAGGCTCGTCGAAGCACGGGAAGACGCGGCGCGCGTCGATGGGCTCGAACTGCGTGTAGACGTACCAGTCGCCGCCCTCGTTGACGCGGAAGGCGCCGTCGTTCTCCCGCTCGGAGGCGACGCCGTCGTACACCACGCGCAGCTTCGCGGTGCCCACCGCCAGCGGCTTCGCCACCACGAAGCCCAGGAAGTCCCCCTCCTCGCTCTTCAGCGGCGTCACGTCGATGGAGGCCCCCGCCTGCATCAGCGTGGCCTGCTTCACCGTGAGCTCCTTGCCGTGCAGCCACACGACGGATGTTGGCTTCACGACATCCAGGCTGATGTCGACCGTCCCCTGGAAGGCGGCGGACTTCGGGTCCAGGGTGAGCTCCACGGCGTAGCCGCTGGGGCGCACGTCCTTGGGCAGCCGCAGCGTGGGAGGCGTGGGAGCGGGTGCCGCCGCGGGCGTCGCGGGAGCGGGTG
This window contains:
- a CDS encoding enoyl-CoA hydratase, with protein sequence MSDTLLTKREAGVLTLTFNRPEKKNAFTHAMYEAATHALTQAATDAEVRVVLLTGAGSVFTAGNDIGDFMEHPPAGEDSAVFRFLKALVDAPMPVVAAVDGPAVGIGTTMLLHCDYVIASERARFHMPFVQLGLCAEGASSLLLPRMAGYALASELLLFGEPFDAATAQRAGIVNKVVPDTSLHDVANERARTLASRPAEAVRVTKELVRAPLRAETHATLAREGAKFIERLGSTEAQEAFMAFMSRGRK
- a CDS encoding M1 family metallopeptidase, which encodes MPNLLRPVALATVALLTACGARQNPPVSESAAVAPAPATPAAAPAPTPPTLRLPKDVRPSGYAVELTLDPKSAAFQGTVDISLDVVKPTSVVWLHGKELTVKQATLMQAGASIDVTPLKSEEGDFLGFVVAKPLAVGTAKLRVVYDGVASERENDGAFRVNEGGDWYVYTQFEPIDARRVFPCFDEPEYKVPWQFTFHVPAGNVAVTNTPQLAEEARPDGGRTFRFARTQPLPSYLIAFGIGPFDFLPAADSGQKKVKTRIITPKGRAVEGTYAAQATPEILAALEDYFGIPYAYEKLDVIAVPLLGGAMEHPGLVTFNSRLILARPEEDSLSRQRAFSETQMHELGHQWFGNLVTLAWWDDLWLNESFASWVTPRIIESWRPTWGSAVERVQDRSRSLDADSLLSARRIHQPIASAHDIHGAFDGITYGKGSAVLTMTEEWLGREVFRRGIQRFMRKHAHANATAKDFTDALSAEAGQDVTGVLEKFLDQTGAPLVTASLECGAGQPKVVLTQQHYLRLGSKAEAPQSWKVPVCVKYAVGNTKDAKACTVLEGARTEVALKEAKSCPAWVFPNADGAGYFRMRLEGEAATKLMKAGIQKLSRSERVALMGDTRALALAGAIPASEALALAARMAQDEDRVVVEGSAEMLDLVSARLLPESKWPERERFLRETYGPRARKLGFASRKGESEDTRLLRSTVLWRAARDGGDPQLVAQARVLADKWLTDKSAVEPEMVNTVLAIAAGHGDAAFLDKLIAAVRTEKTRATRQRLIQALGNFRDPELVKRILPLVFDKALDPRESFWMVYGATQNVRTQGVAFDFVKTNYDKLVGDSPDALLPREMASAMTYVGQPLCTVEGRQEIADFFTTRNEKTPGGPRTLAQVLESVDQCVALKAAQGASIESFLTRPPPHQARAN